The following proteins are encoded in a genomic region of Devosia lucknowensis:
- the ettA gene encoding energy-dependent translational throttle protein EttA, with the protein MARQFIYHMHGMSKAYAGGKKVLDNIHLSFYPDAKIGILGPNGSGKSTLLKIMAGIDTEFTGEAWAADGAKIGYLAQEPQLDPALNVLGNVMMGVKEKKDIVDRYNELMMEYSDETADEASKLQDIIDSQNLWDLESQVEVAMEALGCPPGDADVTNLSGGEKRRVALCALLLSKPDLLLLDEPTNHLDAETTAWLERHLREFEGAVLIITHDRYFLDNVTGWILELDRGRGVPYEGNYSAYLDAKAKRFAQEKSEDAARAKVLEREKEWMGQSPQARQAKSKARIRAYDELVKVNEARTQSHTAQIIIPPGERLGHNVIDVEGLSKSFGDRLLIDNLTFKLPPGGIVGIIGPNGAGKTTLFKMLTGQEKPDSGSVTVAENVHLGYVDQSRDALNPNKTVWEEISEGDDVLMLGKREMNSRAYTSTFNFKGGDQQQKVGNLSGGQRNRVHLAKMLKSGANVLLLDEPTNDLDTETLAALEEALEEFAGCAVIISHDRMFLDRLATHMLAFEGDSHVEWFEGNFQDYEADKVRRLGADAVNPKRATYKPLTR; encoded by the coding sequence ATGGCCCGCCAGTTCATCTATCATATGCACGGAATGTCGAAGGCCTATGCCGGAGGCAAGAAGGTGCTCGATAATATCCATCTTTCGTTCTACCCCGATGCCAAGATAGGCATCCTGGGCCCCAACGGCTCGGGCAAGTCGACGCTGCTCAAGATCATGGCCGGCATCGACACCGAATTTACGGGCGAAGCCTGGGCTGCCGATGGCGCGAAGATCGGCTATCTCGCCCAGGAGCCGCAGCTCGATCCGGCCCTCAATGTGCTCGGCAACGTCATGATGGGTGTCAAGGAAAAGAAGGACATCGTCGACCGCTACAACGAGTTGATGATGGAATATTCCGACGAGACCGCCGACGAAGCGAGCAAGCTCCAGGACATCATCGACAGCCAGAACCTGTGGGACCTGGAATCGCAGGTCGAAGTGGCCATGGAAGCGCTGGGCTGTCCGCCGGGCGATGCCGACGTCACCAATCTTTCGGGCGGCGAAAAGCGCCGCGTGGCCCTCTGCGCGCTGCTGCTGTCCAAGCCCGACCTGCTGCTCCTCGACGAACCGACCAACCATCTCGATGCCGAAACCACGGCCTGGCTCGAACGCCACCTGCGCGAATTCGAAGGCGCGGTGCTGATCATCACCCACGACCGCTACTTCCTCGACAATGTCACGGGCTGGATCCTCGAGCTCGATCGTGGCCGCGGCGTGCCTTATGAAGGCAATTACTCGGCTTACCTCGATGCCAAGGCCAAGCGCTTTGCCCAGGAAAAGAGCGAAGACGCGGCCCGCGCCAAGGTGCTGGAGCGCGAAAAGGAATGGATGGGCCAGTCGCCCCAGGCCCGCCAGGCCAAGTCCAAGGCGCGTATCCGGGCCTATGACGAACTGGTCAAGGTCAACGAGGCCCGCACCCAGTCGCACACGGCGCAGATCATCATTCCGCCGGGCGAGCGTCTCGGCCACAATGTCATCGACGTGGAAGGGCTTTCCAAGTCGTTCGGCGATCGCCTTCTCATTGATAACCTGACCTTCAAGCTGCCTCCGGGCGGTATCGTCGGCATCATCGGGCCGAACGGCGCGGGCAAGACCACGCTGTTCAAGATGCTCACGGGCCAGGAAAAGCCCGACAGCGGCTCGGTGACGGTCGCAGAAAACGTGCACCTCGGCTATGTCGACCAGAGCCGCGATGCGCTCAACCCGAACAAGACGGTCTGGGAGGAGATCTCCGAAGGCGACGACGTGCTGATGCTGGGCAAGCGCGAAATGAACAGCCGCGCCTATACCTCCACCTTCAACTTCAAGGGCGGGGACCAGCAGCAGAAGGTCGGCAACCTCTCGGGCGGCCAGCGCAACCGCGTTCACCTCGCCAAGATGCTGAAGTCGGGCGCCAATGTCCTCCTCCTCGACGAGCCGACCAACGATCTCGACACCGAAACCCTCGCCGCTTTGGAAGAAGCGCTGGAGGAATTCGCCGGCTGCGCGGTGATCATCAGCCACGATCGCATGTTCCTCGATCGCCTTGCGACCCACATGCTCGCCTTCGAGGGCGACAGCCATGTCGAATGGTTCGAAGGCAATTTCCAGGATTACGAGGCGGACAAGGTGCGGCGCCTCGGCGCCGATGCGGTCAACCCGAAGCGCGCGACGTATAAGCCGCTGACGCGATAA
- a CDS encoding M16 family metallopeptidase: protein MHRILLALATTAALAFPALAQDQPAADVSHFTLDNGLELVVIPDRRAPIVTHMVWYRVGGADDPAGQSGVAHFLEHLMFKGTEKYPAGTLDRLVSELGGDTNAFTNADVTAYFQTIPPDALETMMDIEADRMRNLVLPEAVIAAERAVVLDERRQRVEAQPQSILGEEMKATIFQNHPYRIPVIGWQHEIAALDREDALTFYDRYYAPNNALVVVAGDVDAEEVLALAEATYGRVERGPELPERQRPQEPPQDTSRTVTYSDARVTLPSFTRSWVVPSYRVAPEGEAEALDVLSAILSDGSRSRLYQKLVVDTGMAAGAGASYDGSAYDDGTFTLYGTPRPGTTLDALEQATYAELDAIIADGITEAELDMVKTRFIRSTIFARDDQGNMAQTYGVWLTTGRTVDDVADWPDRIRAVTLADVQAVAAKYLNPANAVTGYLLPRTEETK from the coding sequence ATGCACCGTATCCTACTGGCCCTTGCAACCACGGCCGCGCTGGCATTTCCAGCCTTGGCCCAGGACCAGCCGGCGGCAGACGTCAGTCATTTCACGCTCGATAACGGGCTGGAACTGGTGGTGATTCCCGATCGCCGCGCGCCGATCGTCACGCATATGGTCTGGTACCGCGTCGGCGGCGCCGACGACCCGGCCGGGCAGTCGGGTGTCGCCCATTTCCTCGAACACCTCATGTTCAAAGGCACGGAGAAGTATCCGGCGGGCACCCTCGATCGCCTGGTGAGCGAACTGGGGGGCGATACCAATGCCTTTACCAATGCCGACGTCACCGCCTATTTCCAGACCATCCCGCCCGACGCGCTCGAAACCATGATGGATATCGAGGCTGACCGCATGCGCAATCTGGTCCTGCCCGAAGCGGTCATTGCCGCGGAGCGTGCAGTGGTGCTCGACGAGCGCCGCCAGCGCGTCGAGGCCCAGCCCCAGTCCATTCTGGGCGAGGAGATGAAGGCCACGATCTTCCAGAACCACCCCTATCGCATCCCCGTCATTGGCTGGCAGCACGAGATCGCCGCGCTCGACCGCGAGGATGCCCTGACCTTCTACGACCGCTACTACGCGCCCAATAACGCCTTGGTGGTCGTGGCCGGCGACGTCGACGCCGAAGAGGTCCTTGCCTTGGCCGAGGCGACGTATGGCCGTGTCGAGCGGGGGCCCGAGCTTCCCGAACGCCAGCGCCCGCAGGAGCCTCCCCAGGACACCAGTCGCACCGTCACGTATTCCGATGCGCGCGTCACCCTGCCCAGCTTCACGCGCAGTTGGGTCGTCCCAAGCTATCGCGTCGCGCCCGAAGGCGAGGCCGAAGCGCTCGACGTCCTGTCCGCGATCCTGAGCGATGGAAGCCGCAGCCGGCTCTACCAGAAACTGGTTGTGGACACCGGCATGGCCGCCGGGGCCGGCGCGAGCTACGACGGCTCCGCCTATGACGATGGCACCTTCACGCTCTACGGCACGCCCCGTCCCGGCACCACTCTCGATGCCCTCGAGCAGGCGACATATGCCGAACTCGACGCCATCATTGCCGACGGCATCACCGAAGCCGAGCTCGATATGGTCAAGACCCGCTTTATCCGCAGCACCATCTTTGCGCGCGACGATCAGGGCAACATGGCCCAGACCTATGGCGTGTGGCTGACCACCGGGCGCACCGTGGACGACGTTGCCGACTGGCCCGATCGCATCCGCGCCGTCACGCTCGCGGACGTTCAGGCTGTCGCCGCGAAATACCTTAATCCTGCCAATGCCGTAACCGGTTATCTTCTCCCCAGGACCGAGGAGACCAAGTAA
- a CDS encoding M16 family metallopeptidase, producing MLSQAILRISLAAFVAPALLIAVSLPARAEVAFREITTPAGITAWMVEDYTVPIITMAFAFDGGSAQDPDDKLGRANLMTTLFDEGAGDLDSDAFQTRQDEVGLEMSFSASLDAFSGVARMLVEQRDDATELLTLAVTEPRFDQPAIDRMRAQLVSRLVARSQDPNYAASRMWNEALFGDHPYGRATEGTEETLTAITADDLRALHDAIFARDNLTVGIVGALDEETAAALIDQVFGDLPQSPRLEDIPDAKMTFGQELAVDYPLPQTWINLAYPGIAERDDDFFAAYLMSEILAGGSLLSDLNVEVREKRGLSYGVSGGLTNFDHADAMLISTSTAPDQAAETIDVIRSTIARMVEDGPDPAQLERTKRYLIGAYPINQLRSSVSIAGSMVGQQLRDLPIDYVEQRTQKIEAVTAEDVKAVAQRIFGTDPSLMLVGPGAAPEDAAE from the coding sequence ATGCTTTCCCAGGCTATCCTACGCATCTCCCTTGCGGCATTCGTTGCTCCGGCTCTCCTGATAGCCGTTTCGCTGCCTGCCCGGGCGGAGGTCGCCTTCCGCGAAATCACCACGCCCGCAGGTATCACCGCCTGGATGGTCGAAGACTATACCGTCCCGATCATCACCATGGCCTTCGCCTTTGACGGCGGCAGCGCTCAGGACCCCGACGACAAGCTCGGCCGCGCCAACCTCATGACCACGCTGTTCGATGAAGGCGCGGGCGATCTCGACAGCGATGCCTTCCAGACCCGACAGGATGAAGTCGGGCTCGAAATGAGCTTTTCGGCAAGTCTCGATGCCTTTTCAGGCGTGGCCCGCATGCTGGTAGAGCAGCGCGACGACGCGACCGAATTGCTGACCCTGGCGGTCACCGAGCCGCGTTTCGACCAGCCGGCCATAGACCGCATGCGCGCCCAGCTCGTGTCCCGCCTCGTCGCGCGCTCGCAGGACCCGAATTACGCGGCCAGCCGCATGTGGAACGAAGCCCTCTTCGGCGATCACCCGTACGGCCGCGCCACCGAGGGAACCGAGGAGACACTGACGGCAATCACAGCCGACGATCTGCGCGCTCTCCACGACGCCATTTTTGCTCGGGACAATCTGACCGTCGGCATCGTTGGGGCTCTGGACGAGGAAACGGCCGCGGCCCTGATCGACCAGGTTTTCGGAGATCTTCCGCAATCGCCCAGGCTTGAGGATATCCCCGATGCCAAGATGACGTTCGGGCAGGAACTGGCCGTCGACTATCCCCTCCCCCAGACCTGGATCAACCTGGCCTATCCCGGCATCGCCGAGCGTGATGACGACTTTTTCGCCGCCTACCTCATGTCCGAAATCCTCGCCGGCGGCAGCCTGCTTTCCGATCTCAACGTCGAGGTGCGCGAAAAGCGTGGCCTGAGCTACGGAGTATCGGGCGGGCTCACCAACTTCGATCATGCCGATGCCATGCTGATCAGCACATCAACGGCGCCAGATCAGGCCGCTGAAACCATCGATGTCATTCGTAGCACGATCGCCCGCATGGTCGAGGACGGCCCCGATCCTGCCCAGCTCGAACGCACCAAGCGCTATCTGATCGGCGCCTATCCGATCAATCAGCTGCGCTCGTCCGTCTCCATCGCCGGATCCATGGTGGGGCAACAGTTGCGCGATCTCCCGATCGACTATGTCGAGCAACGCACGCAGAAGATCGAGGCGGTGACGGCCGAGGACGTCAAGGCCGTCGCGCAGCGCATCTTCGGCACCGACCCGAGCCTGATGCTGGTCGGTCCGGGCGCCGCGCCGGAGGACGCAGCGGAGTAA
- a CDS encoding FdhF/YdeP family oxidoreductase — translation MTDTSQIVGGGPKKVLYTLATINRIGVGKAAKALTAKNTCKACAYGMGGQHGGMTNELDEFPSVCNKSVQAQSTDIQPPIPEGIFAHTISELAELTGREMERLGRLGVPLFRRAGADRFEPLSWDDALDHAAHRLAETDPHRTFFYSSGRSSNEAGFLFQLLARAYGTNNVNNCSYYCHQATSEGLATTIGKGTATIELEDLTGADLIFVIGANPSSNHPRFIHMLKNCRERGGQVIVINPAKEPGLVKFAVPKSPLSMLKGGSDIASDYLQPRIGSDIALLRGLAKAVLDQGTEDRAFVAQHSDGFEPFVADIQAQSWEDIEDICGLSREEISRVAAAYGRSKHAVFAWGMGMTHHVHGVANVEAIANLALLRGMIGKRFAGLLPLRGHSNVQGIGTIGVKPVLARDVLKRMEQVFGVSFPEEKGLDTMACLKRAEAGEVDAAVIMGGNLWAATPDTAFATRAMGAIGFKLFLTTTLNQGHVHGLGEGEVMILPVTARDEEWEPTTQESMFNYVRLSDGGIERIGTVRPESWILGQLGKRMLPDSKIDFNAFSGHAKLRDAIAAIVPGMEELADIDVAKREFHIRNRVMHAPSFSTSDGKAHFVVTPVPERGKGQLMLATVRSEGQFNSIIYEETDSYRGKAGRHAVFLSASDMVERDLEDGQQVKVSSDAGVMLGVATTFDLPKGSVMAYYPEANVLVGTAVDPRSKTPAFKSVAVTVSKI, via the coding sequence GTGACCGATACCAGCCAGATCGTGGGCGGCGGCCCCAAAAAGGTGCTCTATACGCTTGCTACCATCAACCGCATCGGGGTGGGCAAAGCGGCCAAGGCCCTGACCGCAAAGAACACCTGCAAGGCGTGCGCCTACGGTATGGGCGGTCAGCACGGCGGCATGACCAACGAACTCGACGAGTTCCCATCGGTCTGCAACAAGAGCGTCCAGGCACAATCCACCGATATCCAGCCGCCTATTCCCGAAGGCATCTTTGCTCACACGATCAGTGAGCTGGCGGAATTGACCGGGCGCGAAATGGAGCGACTTGGCCGCCTGGGGGTCCCGCTGTTCCGGCGCGCTGGCGCGGACAGATTTGAGCCACTGAGCTGGGACGATGCGCTCGACCACGCGGCGCACCGGCTGGCGGAGACCGATCCGCACCGGACGTTTTTCTATTCGTCGGGCCGTTCGTCCAACGAAGCCGGCTTCCTGTTCCAGCTGCTGGCGCGCGCCTATGGGACCAACAACGTCAATAACTGCTCCTACTATTGCCACCAGGCGACGAGCGAGGGTTTGGCGACAACGATCGGCAAAGGCACGGCGACGATCGAACTCGAGGACCTGACCGGTGCGGACCTGATCTTCGTGATTGGCGCCAACCCGTCGTCCAACCATCCGCGCTTCATCCACATGCTCAAGAATTGCCGCGAGCGCGGTGGGCAGGTGATCGTGATCAACCCGGCAAAGGAGCCGGGCCTGGTCAAATTCGCAGTACCGAAGTCACCGTTGTCGATGCTCAAGGGCGGCAGCGATATCGCGTCGGACTACCTGCAGCCGCGCATCGGGTCAGACATCGCGCTGTTGAGGGGGCTCGCCAAGGCAGTGCTCGATCAGGGGACGGAAGATCGTGCGTTCGTGGCTCAGCACAGCGATGGGTTCGAGCCTTTCGTCGCCGATATCCAGGCGCAAAGCTGGGAGGACATTGAGGACATCTGCGGGCTTTCGCGCGAAGAGATTTCTCGCGTGGCGGCCGCCTATGGTCGATCCAAGCATGCGGTCTTCGCCTGGGGCATGGGGATGACCCATCATGTGCATGGGGTGGCCAATGTCGAGGCGATCGCCAATCTCGCCCTGCTGCGGGGGATGATCGGCAAACGCTTCGCCGGACTTCTGCCGCTACGGGGCCATTCCAACGTGCAGGGGATCGGCACGATCGGGGTCAAGCCGGTGCTGGCGCGCGATGTGCTCAAGCGTATGGAGCAGGTGTTCGGCGTCAGCTTCCCAGAGGAAAAAGGCCTCGACACGATGGCCTGCCTCAAGCGGGCAGAGGCAGGCGAAGTGGATGCGGCCGTCATCATGGGCGGCAATCTCTGGGCGGCGACGCCGGATACGGCTTTTGCGACGCGCGCCATGGGTGCGATCGGGTTCAAGCTGTTCCTGACCACCACTCTCAACCAGGGCCATGTGCACGGACTGGGCGAGGGCGAGGTGATGATCCTGCCCGTTACGGCGCGTGACGAGGAATGGGAGCCGACGACTCAGGAGTCCATGTTCAACTACGTGCGCCTGTCTGATGGCGGGATCGAGCGCATCGGCACAGTCCGGCCGGAAAGCTGGATATTGGGCCAGCTGGGCAAGCGCATGCTGCCTGACTCGAAGATCGACTTCAACGCTTTCTCAGGCCACGCCAAGCTGCGCGATGCCATCGCGGCCATTGTGCCGGGGATGGAAGAACTGGCCGATATCGATGTCGCCAAGCGCGAGTTCCATATCCGCAACCGGGTGATGCACGCGCCGAGCTTCAGCACTTCCGATGGCAAGGCGCATTTCGTCGTGACGCCCGTCCCTGAGCGAGGCAAGGGGCAATTGATGCTTGCGACAGTGCGCAGCGAGGGCCAGTTCAACTCGATCATCTATGAAGAGACAGACAGCTATCGTGGCAAGGCCGGACGACATGCCGTGTTCCTGAGCGCCTCGGACATGGTCGAGCGCGACCTGGAGGACGGGCAGCAGGTCAAGGTGTCGTCGGATGCGGGCGTGATGCTGGGCGTAGCCACAACGTTCGACCTGCCGAAGGGATCGGTCATGGCCTACTACCCCGAGGCCAATGTTCTGGTGGGGACGGCGGTTGACCCGCGCAGCAAGACACCGGCATTCAAATCCGTTGCGGTGACCGTTTCAAAGATTTGA
- a CDS encoding Lrp/AsnC family transcriptional regulator, protein MPLQPDSIDRKLLRELQRDSQRSVQVLGDVVGLSPSACHRRIKVLEEAGYIQGYRAELDASRLGYAMQFFIEVGLTSQSEMALDAFEAAVQEIPEVLECHLMAGHADYILRVICRDHEDFELLHRRLSARLPGVARIHSNMSIRRVKARTGLPV, encoded by the coding sequence TTGCCCCTGCAACCTGATTCCATCGACCGTAAGTTGCTGCGCGAATTGCAGCGCGACTCGCAGCGCAGCGTGCAGGTTCTGGGCGATGTGGTGGGCCTTTCGCCCTCGGCCTGCCATCGGCGCATCAAGGTGTTGGAAGAGGCGGGCTATATCCAGGGATACCGGGCCGAGCTCGACGCTTCGCGACTCGGCTATGCGATGCAGTTCTTCATCGAAGTCGGGCTGACCAGCCAAAGCGAAATGGCTCTCGATGCGTTCGAGGCAGCGGTGCAGGAAATTCCGGAAGTGCTGGAATGCCACCTGATGGCAGGGCACGCCGACTACATCCTCAGAGTGATCTGCCGCGATCACGAAGACTTCGAACTCCTTCATCGTCGTCTCAGTGCACGGTTGCCCGGCGTGGCGCGCATCCATTCAAACATGAGTATCAGGCGCGTGAAGGCGCGAACCGGATTGCCGGTGTGA
- a CDS encoding DNA-binding response regulator, with product MSRIEKEQDIVLLVDDSPEALGFLTSALEDAGVTVLVARSGEAALGIVARITPDVVLMDAVMPGLDGFETCQRMKALAPLAHVPVIFMTGLTETEHIVHALESGGVDYLSKPINVDELRARIRVHLANARRAQSARIALDAAGRHLVAFARDGGVLWSTPQATRLLDRAGVNAAGQPDMSQRFTEWQATHDEAGVPGGGFDLGGAGGPELQFAFLGLVGGEEYLFRLSRMQAAGEEDALRQHFGTTARESDVLLWIARGKSNKDIGDILGLSPRTVNKHLEQVYAKLGVENRASAAIKAIQALQAFADL from the coding sequence ATGAGCCGGATTGAAAAGGAACAGGATATCGTCCTGCTCGTCGACGACTCCCCGGAGGCGCTCGGCTTCCTGACCAGCGCGCTGGAAGACGCGGGCGTAACGGTGCTCGTGGCGCGCAGTGGTGAAGCCGCACTTGGTATCGTGGCGCGGATTACACCGGATGTCGTGCTGATGGATGCTGTCATGCCGGGCCTCGACGGGTTCGAAACCTGCCAGCGGATGAAGGCGCTGGCGCCGCTGGCGCATGTGCCTGTCATCTTCATGACCGGGCTGACTGAAACCGAGCATATCGTGCATGCCCTCGAAAGCGGCGGCGTCGACTATCTGTCAAAGCCGATCAATGTCGATGAACTGCGGGCCCGTATTCGGGTGCATCTGGCCAATGCGCGGCGCGCGCAAAGCGCCCGGATCGCCCTCGATGCAGCGGGGCGGCATCTGGTTGCTTTCGCTCGCGACGGCGGCGTCTTGTGGTCGACACCGCAGGCGACCCGGCTTCTCGATCGGGCCGGCGTGAACGCAGCAGGGCAACCGGATATGTCGCAGCGCTTCACGGAATGGCAGGCGACGCATGACGAAGCGGGCGTCCCGGGCGGTGGTTTCGATCTCGGTGGGGCTGGTGGGCCTGAGTTGCAATTTGCCTTTCTGGGACTGGTTGGCGGCGAAGAGTACCTGTTTCGACTTTCGCGCATGCAGGCCGCGGGGGAGGAAGACGCACTGCGCCAGCACTTCGGCACCACGGCTCGCGAAAGCGACGTTCTGCTCTGGATCGCCAGAGGCAAGTCCAACAAGGATATCGGCGACATCCTTGGTCTCTCTCCGCGCACCGTGAACAAGCATCTGGAACAGGTTTATGCCAAGCTGGGTGTGGAAAATCGCGCATCGGCAGCCATTAAGGCGATCCAGGCCCTCCAAGCTTTCGCCGACCTGTAG